The following proteins come from a genomic window of Corallococcus sp. NCRR:
- a CDS encoding HmuY family protein — protein sequence MSNPGGVVRKSGARWFGVGALAALALAVVAPGCSGDECVDAFDCRDEGAAPAGQAWTCNADKKCELRTLTPDEQEEPETDAGTGGETDAGTETDAGTGGETDAGTETDAGTPTDGGAELCRDAVACTEQSIDKLRLRTNIATGGVVEEGTTEGEHLTLLDGRGGGTSVPESFTYARFTATGLEKVDIDDQSALGSTAWDVAVRRYVVRFNSGVSGPSCVTVAQTPEGATFESVTAVPTDAQFVAENYYTADTCVFTGDPYGIQSPATQTLSYWDYSGCVAMTNKVYLVQLADGRHVKLQVKSFYDPAIQEECRTTSKVSSTASSGSIRLRWAYLP from the coding sequence ATGAGCAACCCTGGAGGGGTGGTCCGGAAGAGCGGTGCACGGTGGTTCGGCGTGGGGGCCCTGGCGGCCCTCGCGCTGGCCGTGGTGGCGCCGGGATGCAGCGGCGACGAGTGCGTGGACGCATTCGACTGCCGCGACGAGGGCGCGGCCCCCGCGGGCCAGGCCTGGACCTGCAACGCGGACAAGAAGTGCGAGCTGCGCACCCTGACGCCGGACGAGCAGGAGGAGCCCGAGACCGACGCGGGGACGGGCGGCGAGACGGACGCGGGCACGGAGACCGACGCGGGCACGGGCGGTGAGACGGACGCGGGCACGGAGACCGACGCGGGCACGCCCACGGACGGCGGCGCGGAGCTGTGCCGCGACGCCGTGGCCTGCACGGAGCAGAGCATCGACAAGCTCCGGCTCCGCACCAACATCGCCACCGGCGGCGTGGTGGAGGAGGGCACGACGGAGGGCGAGCACCTCACGCTCCTGGATGGCCGTGGCGGCGGCACGAGCGTGCCGGAGTCGTTCACCTACGCGCGCTTCACGGCGACGGGCCTGGAGAAGGTCGACATCGATGATCAGTCCGCGCTGGGCTCGACGGCGTGGGACGTCGCGGTGCGCCGGTACGTCGTCCGCTTCAACAGCGGCGTGTCTGGCCCGTCGTGCGTGACGGTGGCGCAGACGCCGGAAGGAGCGACGTTCGAATCGGTGACGGCCGTGCCCACGGACGCGCAGTTCGTGGCGGAGAATTACTACACCGCCGACACCTGCGTGTTCACCGGGGACCCGTACGGCATCCAGAGCCCGGCGACCCAGACCCTCTCGTACTGGGACTACTCCGGCTGCGTGGCGATGACGAACAAGGTCTACCTCGTCCAACTGGCGGACGGTCGTCACGTCAAGCTGCAGGTCAAGAGCTTCTACGATCCCGCGATTCAGGAGGAGTGCAGGACGACGAGCAAGGTGAGCTCGACGGCCAGCTCGGGGTCGATCCGCCTGCGGTGGGCGTACCTGCCATGA
- a CDS encoding endonuclease/exonuclease/phosphatase family protein has product MKALKVSLMMTTCALTACGTTDDETFEPRTARAAAALAATQPMRVISHNVEGCPGGHAGDPAFLTSIKNQIDTWKPHVVGLQEVGWKQFDDLKKTYEPQGWSLRFESLRRTGPVSDPNSVAKPHPSCTFGTVEGQEPYHQGQVLMVKGTLTQYKVADLPFVDGDKHFTLQCGEFVMAGFTKTVRACNTHLAVAENDPDLSGKRRQLEAIKALTDPHVASKIVVLTGDFNIGPASAHMDNIYRLTRGGSHTGLGEFREADQTDGEYCPDGACRDMQPTKGNAKLDYVFFNRQTCANATLSGGVVAVQSTESDHDIKRGRCDITG; this is encoded by the coding sequence ATGAAGGCGCTGAAGGTGTCGCTGATGATGACGACGTGTGCGCTCACCGCCTGCGGAACCACGGATGACGAAACGTTCGAGCCTCGAACCGCTCGCGCGGCGGCCGCGTTGGCGGCCACCCAGCCAATGCGGGTCATCAGCCATAACGTCGAAGGCTGTCCGGGCGGCCACGCCGGGGATCCCGCCTTCCTCACTTCGATCAAGAACCAGATCGACACCTGGAAGCCCCACGTGGTCGGCCTTCAGGAGGTCGGCTGGAAGCAGTTCGACGACCTGAAGAAGACCTACGAACCGCAGGGTTGGAGTCTGCGGTTTGAGTCGCTGCGGCGCACCGGGCCGGTCTCCGACCCGAACTCAGTGGCGAAGCCGCACCCGTCCTGCACCTTTGGCACCGTCGAGGGCCAAGAGCCGTACCATCAGGGCCAGGTGCTCATGGTCAAGGGCACCCTGACCCAATACAAGGTCGCGGATCTTCCGTTCGTGGACGGCGATAAGCACTTCACCCTCCAGTGCGGGGAGTTCGTGATGGCCGGCTTCACGAAGACGGTCCGCGCGTGCAACACGCACCTGGCCGTGGCGGAGAACGACCCTGACCTGAGCGGGAAGCGGCGGCAGCTCGAGGCCATCAAGGCGCTGACCGACCCGCATGTCGCGTCGAAGATCGTGGTTCTGACGGGCGACTTCAACATCGGGCCGGCGTCCGCGCACATGGACAACATCTACCGGCTGACGCGGGGCGGATCGCATACCGGCCTGGGCGAGTTCCGGGAGGCGGACCAGACGGACGGGGAGTACTGCCCGGATGGCGCCTGCCGCGACATGCAGCCCACCAAGGGGAACGCGAAGCTGGACTACGTGTTCTTCAACCGGCAGACCTGCGCCAACGCCACGCTGTCCGGCGGCGTGGTGGCGGTCCAGTCGACCGAGTCGGACCACGACATCAAGCGGGGACGCTGCGACATCACCGGCTGA
- a CDS encoding LysM peptidoglycan-binding domain-containing protein: MTVSNVRIQSGDTLSGLAKRYNTTVDALAKANNIQDPNKIQAGKTLKVQDGFDTKGTSKSSVGTKTSGDSFTQATDGAKATTPAKNTASSSATNGELGGLSRKYEARGPGTVSTGKGDKGGVSYGSYQFASANGSAQSFVNSLKKTNPEFHKALSGSKPGTAEFSAAWKQLAAKDPKGFDKAQHDYIKATHYDVGAANIKKATGIDLDQRSAALRDVAWSTSVQHGPGKADDIFKKALNGRDPAKVSDEQLIKDIYAERGRTNANGTLVHFSGSSKDVQKGVANRFKSEAKDALAMLKQEKSGATTKPANSNTGVVPPSVSGDSKPGRAEGKGTNTSKPTTEADRTDTQQVAGAKDKPAVHVKVPYYSQFENGHGYTASDTACFKAATAMARDSGATVLGPDRRIQVGKSENGVGALKVDSKKAAEGRNYIDKQLDAGKPVVVGVSHKDSNYNVDGLTDHFVTITGRGVDDKGRTYYTFHDPGTTNASKGKDTNPNNRFYVDDKTGNMYRPGKAANGYVTDRHYDVAMVRINK; this comes from the coding sequence GTGACCGTCTCCAACGTTCGCATCCAGTCGGGTGACACGCTTTCCGGCCTCGCGAAGCGCTACAACACCACCGTCGATGCGCTGGCCAAGGCGAACAACATCCAGGATCCGAACAAGATCCAGGCCGGCAAGACGCTGAAGGTGCAGGACGGCTTCGACACGAAGGGCACCTCGAAGTCGAGCGTGGGGACGAAGACCTCGGGTGACAGCTTCACGCAGGCCACGGACGGCGCGAAGGCGACGACGCCCGCGAAGAACACGGCCTCCAGCAGCGCGACGAACGGAGAGCTGGGCGGGCTGAGCCGCAAGTACGAGGCGCGCGGCCCCGGCACCGTGTCCACGGGCAAGGGCGACAAGGGCGGCGTGTCCTACGGCTCCTACCAGTTCGCCTCCGCGAACGGCTCCGCGCAGTCCTTCGTCAACTCGCTGAAGAAGACGAACCCGGAGTTCCACAAGGCGCTGTCGGGCAGCAAGCCGGGCACCGCGGAGTTCTCCGCCGCGTGGAAGCAGCTGGCGGCCAAGGACCCCAAGGGCTTCGACAAGGCGCAGCACGACTACATCAAGGCCACGCACTACGACGTGGGCGCCGCCAACATCAAGAAGGCGACGGGCATCGACCTGGATCAGCGCTCCGCGGCGCTGCGGGACGTGGCCTGGTCCACCTCCGTGCAGCACGGCCCGGGCAAGGCGGATGACATCTTCAAGAAGGCGCTCAACGGCCGCGACCCCGCGAAGGTGAGCGACGAGCAGCTCATCAAGGACATCTACGCCGAGCGCGGCCGCACCAACGCGAACGGCACCCTGGTGCACTTCTCCGGCAGCTCCAAGGACGTGCAGAAGGGCGTGGCCAACCGCTTCAAGTCGGAGGCGAAGGACGCGCTCGCGATGCTGAAGCAGGAGAAGTCGGGCGCCACGACGAAGCCGGCCAACAGCAACACGGGCGTGGTTCCCCCGTCCGTGAGCGGCGACTCGAAGCCGGGCCGCGCGGAAGGCAAGGGCACGAACACGTCCAAGCCCACCACGGAGGCGGACCGCACGGACACGCAGCAGGTGGCCGGGGCCAAGGACAAGCCGGCGGTGCACGTGAAGGTGCCGTACTACAGCCAGTTCGAGAACGGCCACGGCTACACCGCGAGCGACACGGCGTGCTTCAAGGCAGCGACGGCGATGGCGCGCGACTCTGGCGCCACGGTGCTGGGCCCGGACCGCCGCATCCAGGTGGGCAAGAGCGAGAACGGGGTTGGCGCGCTGAAGGTGGACTCGAAGAAGGCCGCCGAGGGCCGCAACTACATCGACAAGCAGCTGGACGCCGGCAAGCCGGTGGTCGTGGGCGTCAGCCACAAGGACTCGAACTACAACGTGGACGGCCTCACGGACCACTTCGTGACCATCACGGGCCGCGGCGTCGACGACAAGGGCCGCACCTACTACACGTTCCACGACCCGGGCACGACCAACGCCAGCAAGGGCAAGGACACGAACCCGAACAACCGCTTCTACGTGGATGACAAGACCGGGAACATGTACCGCCCCGGCAAGGCCGCGAACGGCTACGTGACGGACCGCCACTACGACGTGGCCATGGTGCGCATCAACAAGTAG
- a CDS encoding aromatic amino acid hydroxylase, whose amino-acid sequence MTPTERTIARLPAHLRRYVVSQDYAAYTPRDQAVWRHILGQLREHLSDKAHPVYLEGLEATGIGAEAIPSLDEMNEKLSKLGWACVAVRGFIPPAVFTELQALGVLAIAADIRTHEHIQYTPAPDIVHESAGHAPIIANARYAQYLKSVGLVGFKAIASVEDQAVFEAIRNLSVVKEDPTATEEEIAHAQARLEAANASHRYISESTRASRLYWWTAEYGLIGDLKHPRIYGAGLLSSIGEAKHCLTSAVHKLPLGVACADTDYDITRMQPQLFVARDFEHLFEVLAEFESTLAWKRGGDHGLNEALRARTVNHLVLADGREVTGKVVELLPAAKDVVPGLATALARLEGPILTSVNGHALDKPFSGAALVAFGQGTLPERGSFQLTLDSGLVLEGFAVGGGEVIGLRGTLAGRELTLPSMARLYLTERLPSVAGGPADPGTWDEWFGEMDAFTAGDGEAQARERKAQALPPSLAALYTEVRRIRETGQLTPERLEQIARASTDFPTDWLLRAEVAELRGEVPSRREAAHA is encoded by the coding sequence ATGACGCCCACGGAACGGACCATTGCCCGCCTTCCCGCCCACCTGCGCCGCTACGTGGTGAGCCAGGACTACGCGGCGTACACGCCCCGCGACCAGGCGGTGTGGCGGCACATCCTGGGGCAGCTGCGCGAGCACCTGAGCGACAAGGCGCACCCCGTCTATCTGGAGGGCCTGGAGGCCACGGGCATTGGCGCGGAGGCCATCCCCAGCCTGGACGAGATGAACGAGAAGCTGTCCAAGCTGGGCTGGGCCTGCGTGGCGGTGCGCGGCTTCATCCCGCCGGCCGTCTTCACGGAGCTGCAGGCGCTGGGCGTGCTGGCCATCGCGGCGGACATCCGCACGCACGAGCACATCCAGTACACGCCCGCGCCGGACATCGTCCATGAGAGCGCGGGCCACGCGCCCATCATCGCGAACGCCCGGTATGCCCAGTACCTCAAGTCCGTGGGGCTGGTGGGCTTCAAGGCCATCGCGAGCGTGGAGGACCAGGCCGTCTTCGAGGCCATCCGCAACCTCTCCGTGGTGAAGGAGGACCCCACCGCGACGGAAGAGGAGATCGCCCACGCCCAGGCCCGCCTGGAGGCCGCCAACGCCAGCCACCGCTACATCAGCGAGAGCACCCGCGCGAGCCGCCTGTACTGGTGGACCGCGGAGTACGGCCTCATTGGCGACCTGAAGCACCCGCGCATCTACGGCGCGGGCCTGCTGTCCAGCATCGGCGAGGCAAAGCACTGCCTGACGTCCGCCGTGCACAAGCTGCCCCTGGGCGTGGCGTGCGCGGACACGGACTACGACATCACCCGCATGCAGCCGCAGCTCTTCGTGGCGCGCGACTTTGAACACCTCTTCGAAGTGCTGGCGGAGTTCGAGTCCACGCTCGCGTGGAAGCGCGGCGGGGACCATGGCCTGAACGAGGCGCTGCGCGCGCGCACGGTCAACCACCTGGTGCTCGCGGACGGCCGCGAGGTGACGGGCAAGGTGGTGGAGCTGCTGCCCGCGGCGAAGGACGTGGTCCCGGGCCTGGCCACCGCGCTGGCCCGGCTGGAGGGCCCCATCCTCACGTCCGTGAACGGGCACGCGCTGGACAAGCCGTTCAGCGGCGCGGCGCTGGTGGCCTTTGGCCAGGGCACCCTGCCGGAGCGCGGGAGCTTCCAGCTCACGCTCGACAGCGGGCTGGTGCTGGAGGGCTTCGCGGTGGGCGGCGGCGAGGTGATTGGCCTGCGCGGCACGCTGGCCGGCCGCGAGCTGACGCTGCCGTCCATGGCGCGCCTGTACCTGACGGAGCGGCTGCCGTCCGTGGCGGGCGGCCCCGCCGACCCGGGCACGTGGGACGAGTGGTTCGGGGAGATGGACGCCTTCACCGCGGGCGACGGCGAGGCCCAGGCGCGCGAGCGCAAGGCACAGGCCCTGCCCCCGTCGCTGGCGGCCCTCTACACGGAGGTGCGCCGCATCCGCGAGACGGGGCAACTGACCCCGGAGCGGCTGGAGCAGATCGCCCGCGCGTCCACGGACTTCCCGACCGACTGGCTCCTGCGCGCGGAGGTCGCGGAGCTGCGCGGAGAGGTGCCCTCCCGGCGCGAGGCGGCGCACGCGTAG
- a CDS encoding LysR family transcriptional regulator yields the protein MPPRKLQRHLVWLESFTAAVEAGSIDAAAEHLGVARSVVSEHIRALEEVLADGAALLERGPGRRLQLSARGERLYAGTQTPLHQLDMKRLMDLARVEPTLRLGLNPTLSMTLLGGIAQDAAAADLKLVVGFGGSHELMRQVQTRQQDLALDFTPLPPHEGVDTESLLRMSFVVIAGPDSALARTHASRRALDVKDLQDQRFVDWLRDDPYGGANSARFAAHGVSVTEVGRVESFLHLYELLRAYKACTIAPDVRPTQPFPPDLHVWPLREQEPQVVEVVAVWPSGGLSPAVQSILDGVRRRLNKRR from the coding sequence ATGCCCCCGCGCAAGCTCCAGCGACACCTGGTCTGGCTCGAGTCCTTCACCGCCGCCGTGGAGGCCGGCAGCATCGACGCCGCCGCGGAGCACCTGGGCGTCGCCCGCTCCGTCGTGAGCGAGCACATCCGCGCCCTGGAGGAAGTGCTCGCGGATGGCGCCGCCCTGCTGGAGCGGGGGCCGGGCCGGCGCCTGCAACTGTCCGCGCGGGGAGAGCGCCTCTACGCGGGCACCCAGACGCCGCTGCATCAGCTGGACATGAAGCGGCTGATGGACCTGGCCCGCGTGGAGCCCACCCTGCGCCTGGGCCTCAACCCCACGCTGTCCATGACGCTGTTGGGCGGCATCGCGCAGGACGCCGCCGCCGCCGACCTCAAGCTGGTGGTGGGCTTCGGCGGCTCGCACGAGCTCATGCGGCAGGTGCAGACGCGGCAGCAGGACCTGGCGCTCGACTTCACCCCGCTGCCCCCGCACGAAGGCGTGGACACCGAGTCCCTGCTGCGCATGTCCTTCGTCGTCATCGCGGGCCCGGACTCCGCGCTCGCGCGGACGCACGCCTCCCGCCGCGCCCTGGACGTAAAGGACCTCCAGGATCAGCGCTTCGTGGACTGGCTGCGGGACGACCCCTACGGCGGCGCCAACAGCGCCCGCTTCGCCGCGCACGGCGTCTCCGTCACGGAGGTGGGCCGCGTGGAGAGCTTCCTCCACCTGTACGAACTGCTGCGCGCCTACAAGGCCTGCACCATCGCCCCGGACGTGCGCCCCACCCAGCCGTTTCCCCCCGACCTCCACGTCTGGCCCCTGCGCGAACAGGAGCCCCAGGTCGTGGAGGTGGTGGCCGTCTGGCCCTCCGGAGGCCTCAGCCCCGCCGTCCAATCCATCCTTGACGGGGTGCGGCGCCGTCTGAATAAACGACGATAA
- a CDS encoding MXAN_6640 family putative metalloprotease, whose product MTTLGVPTLLLLLTGAGTPRGLPHEREAVVGLAAESGRPTSPTAQAPRYEPEDTVESVVSPGGRFRIHFTRQGNHAVPAADADGNGVPDFVELVARTYERVATFYVDLGFRLPPDDTNAAGDDGGDGRFDVYLVDFAGIGDGAYRQETCLDGVTRCTGFMLQENDFTGYDYPSDAEAVEILASHEFFHAVQAAYRPGLGGIASEGTAVWATERFEPALDDLERFTRGYMITPDSTLVLDPSGPGVTFTYGAGLFFQFVGERYGDGALVALLEESVRQPEARWPVLLDTCLRRDFASSFDAAFALFATWNLGTGPRATPGFGYARGQGYAPVTTTAAQLPTTLDRVRVAAAASRIFEVPGGASFVGASFEPEPGIDPATVHLVLAAVTEDAVLRVVTVDGPDALRAHVAAEDATRVMVAVVDGRMEGLGRYGKLCIAATGQAASCAPLEATDAGTDAGTGDAGTPDAGTVDAGRPADPIDDPRTPSDDGGCQAAGGPLSGALVALLLGGGLRARRRSRAR is encoded by the coding sequence ATGACGACCCTCGGGGTTCCCACGCTGCTCCTGCTGCTGACTGGCGCGGGAACCCCGCGCGGCCTCCCGCACGAACGGGAGGCCGTGGTGGGGTTGGCCGCGGAGTCCGGGCGGCCCACCTCGCCGACCGCGCAGGCGCCGCGCTATGAGCCCGAGGACACGGTCGAGTCCGTCGTGTCGCCGGGCGGGCGCTTCCGCATCCACTTCACCCGCCAGGGCAATCACGCCGTGCCCGCGGCGGACGCGGATGGCAACGGCGTGCCCGACTTCGTGGAGCTCGTCGCGCGCACCTACGAACGCGTGGCGACGTTCTACGTGGACCTGGGCTTCCGGCTACCGCCCGACGACACGAACGCGGCCGGGGACGACGGCGGCGACGGCCGCTTCGACGTGTACCTGGTGGACTTCGCGGGGATTGGCGACGGCGCCTACCGGCAGGAGACCTGCCTGGACGGCGTCACGCGCTGCACGGGCTTCATGCTCCAGGAGAACGACTTCACGGGCTACGACTACCCGTCCGACGCCGAGGCCGTGGAGATCCTGGCCAGCCACGAGTTCTTCCACGCGGTGCAGGCCGCCTACCGGCCCGGCCTGGGCGGCATCGCCTCCGAGGGCACCGCCGTCTGGGCCACCGAGCGCTTCGAGCCCGCGCTCGACGACCTGGAGCGCTTCACCCGCGGCTACATGATCACCCCGGACAGCACCCTGGTGTTGGATCCCTCGGGGCCGGGCGTGACCTTCACCTACGGCGCGGGGCTCTTCTTCCAGTTCGTGGGCGAGCGCTACGGGGACGGCGCGCTCGTCGCGCTGCTGGAGGAGTCCGTGCGGCAGCCGGAGGCCCGCTGGCCGGTGCTGCTGGACACCTGTCTGCGCCGCGACTTCGCCTCCAGCTTCGACGCGGCCTTCGCCCTGTTCGCCACCTGGAACCTGGGCACCGGCCCGCGCGCGACGCCAGGGTTCGGCTACGCGCGAGGGCAGGGCTATGCGCCGGTGACGACGACGGCGGCGCAGCTCCCCACCACGCTCGACCGCGTGCGCGTCGCGGCGGCGGCATCGCGCATCTTCGAGGTCCCCGGCGGCGCGTCGTTCGTAGGCGCCTCGTTCGAGCCCGAGCCGGGCATCGACCCGGCCACGGTGCACCTGGTCCTCGCGGCCGTCACGGAGGACGCCGTGCTTCGTGTCGTGACCGTGGATGGACCGGACGCGCTGCGCGCCCATGTAGCCGCGGAGGACGCCACGCGCGTGATGGTGGCGGTCGTGGACGGCCGGATGGAAGGCCTGGGGCGCTACGGCAAGCTGTGCATCGCGGCCACCGGCCAGGCCGCGTCCTGCGCACCGCTCGAGGCAACGGACGCGGGCACGGATGCCGGCACCGGCGACGCGGGCACGCCAGACGCGGGGACCGTCGACGCGGGCAGGCCCGCGGACCCCATCGATGATCCGCGCACGCCCTCGGATGACGGGGGCTGCCAGGCCGCGGGGGGCCCCCTGTCCGGCGCGCTCGTCGCGCTGCTGCTCGGTGGGGGCCTGCGGGCCCGGCGGCGTTCACGGGCGCGTTAG
- a CDS encoding DUF6310 domain-containing protein: MLVERCYPELDHDRVEFRDTTGRCTVASAAAATLGLGFCVLAAPEIAVGAVIVLGVVVVGVAIKEALDAYELRHHYPEEAGTSRGTKVASRDAVGNAKPKLKPDPAGQGHQPPVPPVSVSQTGRASCEPVPVPHAGEDRAHNECADKVPPNRYPGMDVLVGGVRFDALQVGVRKLWEIKTHQFDTYNDFVQAQELKKEVKQLKHEQDVAETCGYGFVVGVSTQAHKAALLEELPKLDVVVTGCKR; the protein is encoded by the coding sequence GTGCTGGTGGAACGGTGCTACCCAGAACTCGACCATGACCGGGTCGAGTTCCGCGACACCACGGGAAGGTGCACGGTCGCCTCCGCTGCCGCCGCGACATTGGGACTCGGGTTCTGCGTGCTGGCGGCCCCTGAAATCGCCGTGGGAGCCGTCATCGTCCTGGGCGTGGTGGTGGTTGGCGTCGCCATCAAGGAAGCACTGGATGCGTATGAGCTCCGCCACCACTACCCCGAGGAAGCGGGGACCTCACGAGGGACGAAGGTCGCGTCCCGAGATGCGGTAGGGAATGCGAAACCCAAGCTGAAACCGGATCCAGCGGGCCAGGGCCATCAGCCCCCGGTGCCGCCTGTGTCCGTGAGCCAGACGGGCCGTGCCAGCTGCGAACCTGTTCCCGTGCCTCACGCAGGCGAGGATCGTGCGCATAACGAGTGCGCCGACAAGGTCCCGCCCAACCGGTATCCCGGGATGGATGTGCTCGTTGGCGGTGTACGCTTCGATGCGCTGCAAGTCGGTGTACGGAAACTGTGGGAGATCAAGACCCACCAGTTCGACACCTACAATGATTTTGTCCAAGCACAGGAACTCAAGAAGGAAGTGAAACAATTGAAGCATGAGCAAGACGTTGCCGAGACATGCGGCTATGGCTTCGTCGTAGGAGTGAGCACCCAAGCGCATAAAGCCGCGCTACTCGAAGAACTCCCCAAGCTTGATGTCGTCGTTACGGGGTGTAAGCGATGA
- a CDS encoding LysM peptidoglycan-binding domain-containing protein has translation MKVPGIHVRPGDSLSVLAKRHHTTVDALAKANNIQDPNKIQAGQRLRLGDGFDSKDVRRAAAGGQGIVDAFVQAGRGLHPGAATAQGANRTRPPVDTPHADPAKPGRAVHVKVPYYSQFKGGHGYTPSGTACFDAAKAMAGAKGVTVQDSKHLIQVGRSENRVGALTVDSKKAAEGRKYIDQQLGAGKPVVVGVSHKDSNYNVDHLTDHFVTITGRGVDEKGRTYYTFHDPGTSHESKGKDTNPNNRFYVDEKTGKMSRPGKAATGSVTERRYDVAMVRING, from the coding sequence ATGAAGGTTCCTGGGATTCACGTCCGTCCGGGTGACTCGCTGTCTGTCCTTGCGAAGCGGCATCACACCACGGTGGATGCGCTGGCCAAGGCGAACAACATCCAGGACCCGAACAAGATCCAGGCAGGACAGCGCCTGCGGCTCGGGGACGGCTTCGATTCGAAGGATGTTCGTAGGGCCGCGGCGGGCGGACAGGGCATCGTCGATGCCTTTGTCCAGGCGGGGCGTGGGCTTCATCCAGGCGCCGCCACGGCGCAAGGGGCCAACAGGACGCGGCCCCCCGTGGACACGCCTCACGCGGACCCCGCCAAACCAGGCCGGGCGGTGCACGTGAAGGTGCCGTATTACAGCCAGTTCAAGGGCGGCCACGGTTACACGCCCAGTGGCACGGCGTGCTTCGACGCAGCGAAGGCGATGGCGGGCGCGAAGGGCGTGACCGTCCAGGACTCGAAACACCTCATCCAGGTGGGGCGAAGCGAGAACCGTGTCGGCGCGCTCACGGTGGATTCGAAGAAGGCCGCCGAGGGCCGCAAGTACATCGACCAGCAACTGGGCGCCGGCAAGCCGGTGGTCGTGGGCGTCAGCCACAAGGACTCCAACTACAACGTGGATCACCTGACAGACCACTTCGTGACCATCACGGGCCGCGGCGTCGACGAGAAGGGCCGCACCTATTACACCTTCCACGATCCTGGGACGAGCCACGAGAGCAAGGGCAAGGACACGAACCCGAACAACCGCTTCTACGTGGATGAGAAGACCGGGAAGATGTCCCGCCCCGGCAAGGCCGCCACAGGGAGTGTGACGGAGCGCCGCTACGACGTCGCGATGGTGCGAATCAACGGATGA
- a CDS encoding SDR family oxidoreductase: MSNLQGKTLFITGASRGIGKAIALRAARDGANIVIAAKTTDPHPKLPGTIYSAAKEIEEAGGKALPCVVDIRDEAQIHAAVAKAVETFGGIDILVNNASAISLTGTLDTPLKRFDLMHGINTRGTFACSQACIPYLKKSSNPHILNNSPPLNMEPRWFGPHVAYTIAKYGMSLCALGMAEELKDDGIAVNTLWPRTVIATAAVQNLLGGDDTIKGSRKPEIMADAAYAILTRPSRSFTGNFCIDDEVLRAAGVTNFDKYQSVPGAELLPDFFL; this comes from the coding sequence ATGTCCAACCTCCAAGGCAAGACCCTCTTCATCACCGGCGCCAGCCGCGGCATCGGCAAGGCCATCGCGCTGCGCGCGGCCCGCGACGGCGCCAACATCGTCATCGCCGCGAAGACGACCGACCCGCACCCCAAGCTGCCCGGCACCATCTACTCGGCGGCGAAGGAGATCGAAGAGGCCGGCGGCAAGGCGCTCCCGTGCGTGGTGGACATCCGCGACGAGGCGCAGATCCACGCCGCCGTCGCCAAGGCCGTGGAGACCTTCGGCGGCATCGACATCCTGGTGAACAACGCCAGCGCCATCAGCCTCACCGGCACGCTGGACACGCCGCTCAAGCGCTTCGACCTGATGCACGGCATCAACACGCGCGGCACCTTCGCGTGCTCACAGGCGTGCATCCCGTACCTCAAGAAGTCCTCCAACCCGCACATCCTCAACAACTCGCCGCCGCTCAACATGGAGCCGCGCTGGTTCGGCCCCCACGTGGCCTACACCATCGCGAAGTACGGCATGAGCCTGTGCGCGCTGGGCATGGCGGAGGAGCTCAAGGACGACGGCATCGCCGTCAACACGCTGTGGCCCCGCACCGTCATCGCCACCGCCGCCGTGCAGAACCTGCTGGGTGGCGACGACACCATCAAGGGCAGCCGCAAGCCGGAGATCATGGCGGACGCCGCGTACGCCATCCTCACCAGGCCCAGCCGCTCCTTCACCGGCAACTTCTGCATCGACGATGAAGTGCTGCGCGCCGCTGGCGTCACGAACTTCGACAAGTACCAGTCCGTCCCCGGCGCGGAGCTCCTGCCCGACTTCTTCCTCTAG